In a genomic window of Paramicrobacterium chengjingii:
- a CDS encoding 30S ribosomal protein bS22 — MGSVIKKRRKRMAKKKHRKLLRKTRHQRRNKK, encoded by the coding sequence GTGGGTTCAGTTATCAAGAAGCGTCGCAAGCGCATGGCGAAGAAGAAGCACCGCAAACTACTTCGCAAGACGCGCCACCAGCGCCGCAACAAGAAGTAG